From one uncultured Bacteroides sp. genomic stretch:
- a CDS encoding iron-containing alcohol dehydrogenase, with protein sequence MYNFVFQNPVKLIMGKGMIAELSKEIPSDKRVMITFGGGSVKNNGVYDQVKEALKDYDTVEFWGIEPNPSIETLRKAIVLGKEKKVDFLLAVGGGSVVDGTKLIAAGLLYDGDAWDLVLAHEPILKTVPLATVLTLPATGSEMNNGAVISCRKTKEKYPFSAGYPVFSILDPEVTFTLPPHQIACGIADTFVHVMEQYMTTTSQSRLMDRWSEGILQTLVEIAPKIRQNQLDYQLMADFMLSATMALNGFISLGVSQDWATHMIGHELTALHGLSHGHTLAIVFPGTLRILRDFKGDKILQYGERVWNITSGSRDERIDAIILRTEEFFRSLGLTTRLNQERIGLDTIDEIERRFNIRNAAYGENSNVTGKMARTILESCL encoded by the coding sequence ATGTATAATTTTGTTTTTCAAAATCCCGTAAAGCTAATAATGGGCAAGGGAATGATTGCTGAGTTGAGTAAGGAAATACCTTCTGATAAGCGTGTGATGATAACCTTTGGTGGTGGAAGTGTTAAGAATAATGGCGTGTATGATCAAGTAAAAGAGGCACTCAAGGATTATGATACTGTCGAATTCTGGGGCATTGAGCCCAATCCCTCCATTGAAACGCTTCGCAAGGCTATTGTGCTTGGCAAGGAGAAGAAAGTTGACTTTTTACTGGCGGTAGGAGGTGGTTCTGTTGTTGATGGAACGAAATTGATCGCTGCGGGTTTGCTCTATGACGGAGATGCGTGGGATTTGGTGCTTGCCCATGAGCCAATATTAAAAACCGTACCTTTGGCCACCGTACTTACACTTCCTGCCACAGGCTCGGAAATGAATAATGGCGCTGTTATTTCGTGTCGCAAAACAAAAGAAAAATATCCGTTCTCTGCAGGTTATCCTGTTTTTTCTATTCTTGATCCGGAAGTTACTTTCACTCTTCCTCCTCATCAGATAGCATGCGGCATAGCTGATACATTTGTACATGTGATGGAGCAGTATATGACAACAACCAGCCAATCACGTTTAATGGATCGGTGGTCGGAAGGCATTTTGCAAACATTGGTAGAAATTGCGCCGAAGATTCGTCAAAATCAACTTGATTATCAATTAATGGCTGATTTTATGCTTTCTGCTACAATGGCATTAAATGGTTTTATTTCTCTTGGTGTATCGCAAGATTGGGCCACTCATATGATTGGTCATGAACTTACAGCACTTCATGGACTTTCGCATGGTCATACATTAGCTATTGTTTTTCCGGGTACATTACGCATTTTACGTGATTTTAAAGGAGATAAGATTTTGCAATATGGCGAGCGTGTATGGAATATAACTTCCGGCTCGCGTGACGAGCGTATTGATGCGATTATTTTACGCACGGAAGAATTTTTCCGTTCACTTGGTCTTACTACCCGCTTGAATCAGGAAAGAATAGGTTTGGATACAATTGATGAAATAGAACGTCGTTTTAATATTCGTAACGCTGCTTACGGTGAGAATAGCAATGTTACCGGTAAAATGGCAAGAACAATTTTAGAAAGTTGCTTATAA
- a CDS encoding DUF308 domain-containing protein produces the protein MKAINSSLIRIVFALIIGLVLIIWPDAAADYIVITVGILFIIPGAIVTIGYFARKSVPETSRRFPIEGVGSFLLGLWLVIMPGFFANVLMFLLGFILIVGGIQQITSLVIARQWITVSASFYIIPILILLAGISVLFYPTQTRNTAFIIIGITSLVYAFSELLNWLKFLRFKPKPSVSSEVVDAEFID, from the coding sequence ATGAAGGCAATAAATAGTTCTCTGATACGAATAGTTTTTGCTCTTATTATTGGCTTGGTTTTAATTATATGGCCTGATGCTGCCGCCGATTATATAGTTATTACAGTAGGAATTTTGTTTATTATTCCGGGGGCGATTGTCACTATTGGCTATTTTGCAAGGAAGTCTGTTCCGGAAACTTCTCGTCGTTTCCCTATAGAAGGGGTAGGAAGTTTTCTTTTGGGATTATGGCTCGTTATTATGCCCGGTTTTTTTGCTAACGTGCTGATGTTTCTTTTAGGTTTTATTTTAATAGTGGGCGGCATTCAGCAAATAACATCGCTTGTTATTGCCCGGCAATGGATTACTGTATCTGCTTCTTTTTACATTATACCTATTCTTATTCTTTTAGCAGGGATCTCAGTACTCTTTTATCCTACCCAAACACGAAATACAGCTTTTATTATTATTGGCATAACAAGCTTAGTCTATGCTTTTTCCGAATTACTGAATTGGTTGAAGTTTCTTCGTTTCAAACCAAAACCATCCGTTTCTAGCGAGGTTGTTGATGCTGAATTTATTGATTGA
- a CDS encoding glutamine synthetase III — protein sequence MSKLRFRVVETAFKKKAVEVPVPAERPSEYFGKYVFNRAKMFKYLPSKVYEKLIDAIDNGSPLDRSIADDIAAGMKKWATEMGVTHYTHWFHPLTEGTAEKHDAFVEHDGKGGMMEEFSGKLLVQQEPDASSFPNGGIRNTFEARGYSAWDPSSPAFIIDDTLCIPTIFIAYTGESLDYKAPLLKALRAVDKAAVDVCRYFNPDVNKVVAYLGWEQEYFLVDEGLYAARPDLLLTGRTLMGHDSAKNQQLEDHYFGAIPTRVAAFMKELEIESLKLGIPVKTRHNEVAPNQFELAPIYEECNLAVDHNMLIMAVMRKVSRRHGFRVLLHEKPFKGINGSGKHNNWSLGTDTGILLMGPGKTPEDNLRFITFIVNTLMAVYKHNGVLKASISSATNAHRLGANEAPPAIISSFLGKQLSQVLKHIEESTKDDLISLSGKQGLKLDIPQIPELLIDNTDRNRTSPFAFTGNRFEFRAVGSEANCASAMIVLNAALAEQLIKFKKDVDALVEKGEPKISAILEIVRGYIKECKAIHFDGNGYSDEWKVEAEKRGLDCETSVPVIFDNYLKPESIAMFELSGVLTKKELEARNEVKWETYTKKIQIEARVLGDLAMNHIIPVATQYQSDLIDNVYKMKDLFPGDKATKLSAKNMELIEEIANRTAFIMEHVDAMIETRKVANKIECEREKAIEYHDKIVPMLEEIRYHIDKLELIVDDQIWTLPKYRELLFIR from the coding sequence ATGTCAAAACTAAGATTCAGAGTAGTAGAGACAGCTTTCAAAAAGAAAGCAGTGGAAGTACCTGTGCCGGCAGAACGCCCGTCAGAATACTTCGGAAAGTATGTCTTCAATCGTGCGAAAATGTTTAAATACCTTCCAAGCAAGGTATACGAGAAACTTATTGATGCTATTGATAACGGTTCTCCGTTAGATCGTTCCATTGCAGACGACATAGCAGCAGGCATGAAGAAATGGGCAACCGAAATGGGTGTAACACATTATACACACTGGTTTCACCCTTTAACAGAAGGAACAGCCGAAAAACATGATGCTTTTGTAGAACACGATGGCAAAGGCGGTATGATGGAAGAATTTTCAGGAAAACTACTTGTACAACAAGAGCCAGATGCATCAAGCTTTCCTAATGGTGGCATTCGCAACACATTTGAAGCTAGAGGTTACTCTGCTTGGGATCCCTCTTCTCCCGCATTTATTATAGATGATACTCTTTGTATTCCTACCATTTTTATTGCTTATACAGGAGAGTCATTAGATTATAAGGCACCACTTCTAAAAGCACTGAGAGCTGTTGACAAAGCTGCTGTTGATGTATGTCGCTATTTCAATCCCGATGTAAACAAAGTAGTTGCATATTTAGGATGGGAACAAGAATATTTCCTTGTTGACGAAGGATTATACGCAGCTCGTCCTGACTTACTACTTACAGGACGTACCTTAATGGGACACGACAGTGCTAAAAATCAGCAATTAGAAGATCATTACTTCGGTGCAATTCCAACACGTGTGGCCGCATTCATGAAAGAACTTGAAATTGAGTCATTAAAACTCGGCATACCTGTAAAGACTCGTCATAATGAGGTTGCACCTAATCAATTTGAATTAGCTCCTATTTATGAAGAATGTAATTTAGCTGTGGATCACAACATGCTCATCATGGCTGTAATGCGTAAAGTTTCTCGCCGCCATGGATTCCGTGTACTGTTACACGAAAAGCCATTTAAAGGCATTAATGGCTCAGGTAAACACAATAACTGGTCACTTGGAACTGATACGGGCATTCTTTTGATGGGTCCGGGTAAAACGCCGGAAGACAATCTTCGTTTCATTACATTTATAGTAAATACCCTCATGGCTGTTTACAAACACAACGGTGTATTGAAAGCCAGCATCTCCAGTGCAACTAACGCTCACCGTTTGGGAGCCAATGAAGCACCTCCCGCAATTATCTCATCTTTTTTAGGTAAGCAACTATCTCAAGTATTGAAACACATTGAGGAAAGCACTAAAGATGACTTAATTAGTCTGAGTGGTAAACAAGGATTAAAACTTGATATACCTCAAATTCCCGAATTGTTAATAGACAACACTGATCGTAACCGTACTTCTCCTTTTGCTTTCACCGGAAATCGTTTTGAATTTCGTGCAGTAGGTTCCGAAGCAAACTGTGCATCAGCAATGATTGTACTTAATGCAGCTCTTGCCGAACAATTAATCAAGTTTAAAAAAGATGTAGACGCTCTTGTCGAAAAAGGCGAACCTAAGATTTCAGCTATTCTTGAAATTGTACGTGGTTACATCAAAGAATGCAAAGCGATTCATTTTGATGGCAACGGCTACAGCGATGAATGGAAAGTAGAGGCTGAAAAACGTGGTTTGGATTGTGAAACAAGTGTTCCTGTTATCTTTGACAACTACTTAAAGCCAGAATCTATAGCTATGTTCGAGCTTAGCGGTGTGTTGACTAAAAAAGAATTAGAAGCACGTAACGAAGTAAAATGGGAAACCTACACAAAGAAAATTCAAATTGAAGCACGTGTATTAGGTGATTTAGCCATGAATCATATTATTCCTGTCGCTACACAATACCAAAGTGATTTGATTGACAATGTATACAAGATGAAAGATTTGTTCCCTGGAGATAAGGCTACCAAACTATCTGCCAAAAACATGGAACTTATCGAAGAAATAGCCAATCGCACAGCTTTCATCATGGAACATGTTGACGCAATGATTGAAACTCGCAAAGTAGCCAACAAGATAGAATGTGAACGCGAAAAAGCAATTGAGTATCATGATAAAATCGTCCCAATGTTAGAAGAAATCCGCTATCATATCGATAAGCTGGAGCTTATTGTTGATGATCAAATATGGACTCTTCCTAAATACAGAGAACTCTTATTTATAAGATAA
- a CDS encoding ammonium transporter: MDRYKKHTIAKLWVAGALMMAFFFATSAFAQDSAAVDSTAVSSAVTEAAAVVAPAEKAPDTVGDLVLGLNTVWMLIAAALVFFMQPGFALVEAGFTRSKNTANILMKNFVDFLLGSLLYWAIGFGLMFGVGSFVGMPHIFDLSFYHGSLPTEGFLIFQTVFCATAATIVSGAMAERTKFSMYIVYTIFISAVIYPVSGHWTWGGGWLMNGEAGSFMMNTFGATFHDFAGSTVVHSVGGWIALVGAAILGPRIGKYSKEGKSRAIPGHSLTIASLGVFILWFGWFGFNPGSQLAAAGEADRFAISHVFLTTNLAACAGGCLALAVSWMKFGKPSLSLTLNGILAGLVGITAGCDAVSAGSAVIIGAICGVVMIYSVEFIEKTLKIDDPVGASSVHGVCGFLGTVLTGFFATNGGLLFGGGAGLLEAQIFGAVVIGLWAAGMGFILFKILNAVHGLRVPARIEEEGLDIYEHGESAYN, translated from the coding sequence ATGGATAGATATAAAAAACATACGATTGCGAAACTGTGGGTGGCAGGTGCCTTGATGATGGCATTCTTTTTCGCAACCAGTGCATTTGCACAAGACTCTGCCGCTGTAGATAGTACTGCTGTATCCTCCGCTGTAACAGAGGCTGCTGCTGTAGTTGCTCCTGCCGAAAAGGCTCCAGATACTGTAGGAGACCTTGTTTTAGGATTAAATACCGTATGGATGTTAATAGCTGCTGCACTTGTATTTTTTATGCAGCCCGGATTTGCCTTAGTGGAAGCTGGTTTTACCCGTTCCAAGAATACAGCAAACATCCTAATGAAAAACTTTGTAGACTTCCTACTTGGCTCACTTCTTTATTGGGCAATCGGATTCGGCTTGATGTTCGGTGTAGGAAGCTTTGTAGGAATGCCTCACATATTTGACCTGTCTTTCTATCATGGCAGTCTACCTACAGAAGGATTCTTGATTTTCCAAACCGTATTCTGTGCAACAGCTGCAACTATTGTATCAGGAGCTATGGCAGAACGTACTAAATTCTCCATGTACATTGTATATACAATCTTTATCAGTGCAGTAATTTATCCTGTTTCAGGGCACTGGACATGGGGTGGTGGCTGGCTGATGAACGGTGAAGCAGGAAGCTTCATGATGAACACCTTCGGAGCTACTTTCCACGACTTTGCCGGATCAACTGTTGTTCATTCTGTTGGTGGATGGATAGCCTTGGTTGGCGCAGCCATCTTAGGACCACGTATTGGAAAATACAGTAAAGAAGGTAAATCCAGAGCTATCCCCGGGCATAGTCTAACGATTGCATCACTAGGAGTATTCATCCTCTGGTTCGGATGGTTTGGGTTCAACCCCGGATCTCAACTGGCAGCAGCAGGTGAAGCCGATCGTTTCGCTATTTCACATGTTTTTCTTACTACAAATTTAGCGGCTTGTGCAGGAGGGTGTTTAGCCTTGGCTGTGAGCTGGATGAAATTCGGTAAACCGTCATTGTCGCTTACTCTTAATGGAATATTAGCAGGATTGGTGGGCATCACAGCCGGCTGTGATGCCGTATCTGCCGGAAGTGCAGTTATCATAGGCGCTATTTGCGGTGTAGTAATGATTTATTCAGTTGAATTTATTGAAAAAACACTTAAAATAGACGATCCAGTCGGAGCCTCATCAGTTCACGGAGTTTGTGGATTCCTAGGCACTGTGTTGACCGGCTTTTTTGCTACTAACGGAGGATTGCTTTTTGGTGGTGGTGCAGGACTTCTGGAAGCTCAGATATTTGGTGCCGTAGTTATCGGGCTATGGGCTGCCGGAATGGGCTTTATTTTATTCAAAATACTTAATGCTGTTCACGGTCTCCGTGTTCCGGCTCGCATCGAAGAAGAAGGACTCGATATTTATGAGCATGGTGAATCTGCTTATAACTGA
- a CDS encoding P-II family nitrogen regulator: MKKIEAIIRKTKFEEVKDALLEADIEWFSYYDVRGVGKARQGRIYRGVVYDTSYIERILISIVVRDKNTEKTVQAILKSAQTGEIGDGRIFIIPIDDSIRIRTGERGDIALYNAEQEK; this comes from the coding sequence ATGAAAAAAATTGAAGCGATTATCCGTAAAACAAAGTTCGAAGAAGTGAAAGATGCACTCCTTGAAGCGGACATTGAATGGTTCTCTTACTATGATGTAAGAGGTGTAGGGAAAGCAAGACAAGGGCGCATTTACCGCGGTGTAGTGTATGACACCAGTTATATTGAGAGAATTTTAATTTCTATTGTTGTACGCGACAAAAATACAGAAAAAACGGTCCAAGCTATTCTTAAATCTGCCCAGACCGGTGAAATAGGTGATGGACGAATCTTCATCATACCGATAGACGATTCTATTAGAATTCGTACCGGAGAACGGGGAGACATTGCATTATATAATGCAGAACAAGAAAAATAA
- a CDS encoding LL-diaminopimelate aminotransferase, which translates to MALVNENYLKLPGSYLFSDIAKKVNTFKITHPKQDIIRMGIGDVTRPLPQASIEAMHKAVDELANKSTFRGYGPEQGYDFLIEAIIKNDYASRGIHLSPTEVFVSDGAKSDTGNIGDIIRHDNSVGVTDPIYPVYIDSNVMSGRAGTLQENGKWSNVVYIPCTSENDFIPQIPNKRIDVLYLCYPNNPTGTTLTKDELKKWVNYALANDTLILFDAAYEAYIQDPDVPHSIYEIKGAKKCAIEFRSFSKTAGFTGVRCGYTIVPKEVTAATLTGDRIPLNRLWNRRQCTKFNGTSYITQRGAEAIYSPEGKEQVKETIDYYMANAKIMKEGLEATGLKVYGGVNAPYLWAKTPNDIGSWRFFDQMLYEANVVGTPGVGFGPSGEGYIRLTAFGERENCIEAMRRLRNWIK; encoded by the coding sequence ATGGCATTAGTAAATGAAAACTATTTAAAATTACCGGGAAGTTATTTATTCTCGGATATTGCAAAGAAAGTAAATACATTCAAAATAACGCATCCTAAGCAAGATATAATACGCATGGGTATAGGAGATGTGACGCGTCCTCTGCCTCAAGCTTCCATTGAAGCCATGCACAAAGCCGTTGATGAGTTAGCCAATAAAAGCACATTCCGCGGATATGGCCCGGAGCAAGGATATGATTTTTTAATAGAAGCTATCATCAAGAATGATTACGCCTCCCGGGGCATACACCTTAGCCCAACAGAGGTTTTCGTGAGTGACGGAGCAAAAAGTGACACAGGAAATATTGGCGATATCATTCGCCATGACAATAGTGTCGGAGTAACCGACCCTATATATCCTGTATATATAGACAGTAACGTAATGAGTGGACGTGCAGGCACATTACAGGAAAATGGGAAATGGAGCAATGTGGTATACATACCGTGCACAAGTGAAAATGATTTTATACCTCAAATTCCCAATAAGCGAATTGACGTTTTGTATCTGTGCTATCCTAATAATCCAACGGGTACAACACTGACAAAAGATGAACTAAAAAAATGGGTGAATTATGCTTTAGCTAATGATACACTTATACTATTTGATGCAGCATACGAAGCCTATATACAGGACCCGGACGTTCCCCACTCTATTTATGAAATAAAAGGAGCAAAAAAATGTGCAATTGAATTTCGCAGTTTCTCTAAAACAGCTGGTTTTACAGGAGTGCGTTGCGGATATACAATTGTACCAAAAGAAGTAACTGCCGCCACACTTACCGGAGATAGGATACCTTTGAATCGACTATGGAACCGACGTCAATGCACAAAATTTAATGGAACATCGTACATTACACAACGTGGAGCAGAAGCCATTTACAGTCCGGAGGGAAAAGAGCAAGTAAAAGAGACTATTGATTACTATATGGCAAATGCCAAAATAATGAAAGAAGGACTTGAAGCCACCGGATTAAAAGTTTATGGTGGAGTGAACGCACCTTATCTCTGGGCAAAAACGCCGAACGATATCGGTTCATGGCGTTTCTTTGATCAAATGCTTTACGAAGCCAATGTCGTTGGAACACCCGGAGTTGGATTTGGACCAAGCGGAGAAGGATATATTCGACTAACTGCATTTGGAGAACGTGAAAATTGTATAGAAGCTATGAGGAGATTGCGAAATTGGATAAAATAA
- the dapF gene encoding diaminopimelate epimerase — MTRKIKFTKMHGAGNDYIYVDCTKYPILNPEELSILWSKPHTGIGSDGLVLIDKTDKADFSMRIFNADGSEAMMCGNATRCIAKYIYENGLSDKSEISLDTLSGIKILKLQIKNKTVTAVTVDMGVPSSELVNFAGDGKKEMISEPLTVNGATFITTAVSMGNPHLVIFVEDIATVHLSDIGPKIENLPIFPDRINVEFAQVLNENEIRMRVWERGSGITQACGTGACATIVAAIKNKKIKGRKADIIMDGGTLTIEWDEKSEHVFMTGTATKVFEGEIEINN; from the coding sequence ATGACAAGAAAGATTAAGTTCACAAAGATGCATGGAGCGGGTAATGATTACATATATGTAGATTGTACCAAATACCCCATCCTCAATCCGGAAGAACTATCTATTCTATGGAGCAAACCACATACCGGTATCGGTAGCGACGGTTTAGTTTTAATAGATAAAACGGATAAAGCAGACTTCAGCATGCGCATCTTTAACGCTGACGGCTCAGAAGCCATGATGTGCGGCAATGCTACTCGTTGCATTGCCAAATATATTTACGAGAATGGTTTGTCAGATAAATCTGAAATCTCGTTAGACACCCTTTCAGGTATAAAAATACTAAAGCTTCAAATCAAAAATAAAACAGTGACGGCCGTAACAGTAGATATGGGCGTACCTTCTTCGGAATTAGTGAATTTTGCAGGAGACGGTAAAAAAGAGATGATCTCCGAGCCCCTCACGGTGAACGGTGCCACATTCATTACCACAGCCGTATCTATGGGAAATCCGCACCTGGTTATCTTTGTTGAAGACATCGCAACAGTGCACCTCTCCGATATAGGCCCTAAAATAGAAAATCTGCCTATCTTCCCTGACCGTATAAATGTAGAATTTGCTCAGGTTCTTAATGAAAATGAGATCCGTATGCGCGTATGGGAAAGAGGATCGGGCATCACTCAGGCATGTGGAACAGGAGCTTGTGCTACAATAGTAGCTGCGATCAAAAACAAAAAGATCAAAGGGCGTAAAGCTGATATAATCATGGATGGAGGAACACTCACCATAGAGTGGGATGAGAAATCGGAACATGTATTCATGACAGGAACCGCCACTAAAGTTTTTGAGGGAGAAATAGAGATAAACAACTAA
- a CDS encoding glycerophosphodiester phosphodiesterase family protein, giving the protein MKIRKIIPLAMSLFFASNVASQTQVIAHRGFWKTSGSAMNSLTSLTKADSLGCYGSEFDVWLTKDNQLVVNHDSSFRGKSMEKTSLAELTELKLDNGENLPSLKSYLETGKTFKTHFILELKEHSKPERETEAVKKIIAIVKRMGLETRMDYISFSLHAVKEFIRLAPAGTPVLYLKGDLSPQQLKEIGATGADYQLDVFKKNPEWITECHNSGMKVNVWTVDKEKDFKWLILQKVDFITTNEPAILKKMLRMTE; this is encoded by the coding sequence ATGAAGATTAGAAAAATTATTCCCTTGGCAATGTCACTCTTTTTTGCCTCTAATGTGGCATCTCAAACTCAGGTAATAGCCCACAGAGGCTTCTGGAAAACAAGTGGTTCTGCAATGAACAGTCTTACCTCGCTTACTAAGGCCGATTCTCTAGGTTGTTATGGTAGCGAGTTCGACGTATGGCTTACAAAAGACAATCAGTTGGTCGTTAACCATGATTCTTCTTTTAGAGGAAAAAGCATGGAGAAAACGTCTCTGGCGGAACTCACAGAATTGAAACTAGACAACGGAGAAAACCTCCCTTCTCTAAAGAGTTATTTAGAAACCGGCAAAACGTTTAAAACTCATTTCATCTTAGAACTGAAAGAGCATAGCAAGCCGGAACGAGAAACGGAGGCAGTGAAGAAAATTATTGCGATAGTTAAACGTATGGGATTAGAAACACGAATGGATTATATCAGTTTCTCTCTGCATGCGGTGAAAGAATTTATCCGCCTCGCTCCTGCCGGAACCCCCGTTTTATATTTAAAAGGCGATTTATCCCCACAACAGCTCAAAGAAATCGGTGCGACAGGTGCTGACTATCAGTTAGATGTGTTCAAGAAAAATCCTGAGTGGATAACAGAATGTCATAATTCAGGGATGAAAGTGAACGTTTGGACAGTTGATAAAGAAAAAGATTTCAAATGGTTAATTCTGCAAAAAGTAGATTTTATCACGACCAATGAACCTGCTATCCTAAAGAAAATGCTTAGAATGACTGAATAA
- the asnB gene encoding asparagine synthase B, producing MCGIAGIFKIKEQNKELRQKALKMAQKIRHRGPDWSGIYVGGSAILAHERLSIVDPQSGGQPLYSPDKKQILAVNGEIYNHREIREQYAGKYDFQTGSDCEVILALYKDKGINFLENLSGIFAFALYDEEKDEFLIARDPIGVIPLYIGKDADGKIYCASELKALEGFCDEYKPFLPGHYYWSREGEMKRWYKRDWTDYEAVKNNDAKVSDVHDALEDAVQRQLMSDVPYGVLLSGGLDSSVISAVAKKYAAKRVETNGASEAWWPQLHSFAIGLKDAPDLSKAREVADYIGTVHHEINYTVQEGLDAIRDVIYFIETYDVTTVRASTPMYLLARVIKSMGIKMVLSGEGADEIFGGYLYFHKAPDAKSFHEETVRKISKLHLYDCLRANKSLAAWGVEGRVPFLDKEFLDIAMRLNPEAKMAPGKVIEKKIVREAFASVLPESVAWRQKEQFSDGVGYNWIDSLKEITSAAVTDEQMAQAAKRFPINTPQNKEEYYYRTIFEEHFPSDSAARSVPSVPSVACSTAEALAWDATFKNMNDPSGRAVKGVHTEAY from the coding sequence ATGTGTGGAATAGCCGGAATATTTAAGATAAAAGAGCAGAACAAAGAGCTCAGACAAAAAGCCCTTAAAATGGCACAAAAAATACGCCATCGCGGACCAGATTGGAGCGGTATATATGTTGGCGGTTCAGCAATACTTGCCCACGAACGCCTATCTATCGTTGATCCTCAAAGCGGCGGCCAGCCGCTCTATTCACCTGACAAGAAGCAAATTCTTGCCGTAAACGGTGAAATATATAATCATCGCGAAATCCGTGAGCAATATGCAGGAAAATATGATTTTCAAACTGGTTCTGACTGTGAAGTTATATTAGCTTTGTACAAAGATAAAGGCATCAACTTCCTTGAAAATTTAAGTGGCATCTTTGCTTTTGCACTTTACGACGAAGAAAAAGATGAATTTCTGATAGCTCGTGACCCAATCGGCGTTATTCCTTTATATATAGGCAAAGATGCTGACGGAAAAATTTATTGCGCCAGTGAACTGAAAGCACTTGAAGGCTTCTGTGATGAATATAAACCTTTCTTACCCGGACATTATTACTGGAGCAGAGAAGGTGAAATGAAACGCTGGTATAAACGTGATTGGACTGACTATGAGGCTGTAAAAAACAATGATGCAAAAGTTAGTGATGTGCATGATGCTTTGGAAGATGCCGTGCAAAGACAACTGATGAGCGACGTACCTTACGGGGTATTACTTAGCGGAGGATTGGATAGCAGTGTGATCTCAGCTGTGGCAAAAAAATATGCCGCCAAACGAGTGGAAACTAACGGAGCCAGCGAAGCTTGGTGGCCACAATTACACTCTTTCGCCATAGGCCTGAAGGATGCACCCGATTTATCTAAAGCCCGCGAAGTAGCCGACTATATAGGAACCGTACACCATGAAATAAACTATACCGTTCAAGAAGGCCTTGATGCTATTCGTGATGTTATTTATTTCATTGAGACTTACGACGTTACTACCGTGAGAGCTTCTACCCCAATGTATCTTCTGGCACGTGTAATCAAATCAATGGGTATCAAGATGGTACTGAGCGGTGAAGGCGCCGATGAAATTTTTGGCGGATATTTATATTTCCACAAAGCACCAGATGCGAAGTCCTTTCATGAAGAAACGGTACGTAAGATCAGTAAACTTCATCTATATGATTGCCTCAGAGCAAATAAAAGCTTGGCTGCCTGGGGAGTTGAAGGTCGCGTACCCTTTTTGGATAAAGAATTCCTTGATATAGCCATGAGGCTAAATCCGGAAGCTAAGATGGCTCCCGGAAAAGTCATCGAGAAGAAGATTGTTCGTGAAGCTTTTGCCAGTGTTTTGCCAGAGAGTGTAGCATGGAGACAGAAAGAACAATTTAGCGATGGTGTGGGATACAACTGGATTGATTCTTTAAAAGAAATAACTTCTGCCGCAGTAACGGACGAACAGATGGCGCAAGCTGCCAAACGTTTCCCAATCAATACGCCCCAGAATAAAGAGGAATATTATTACAGAACTATTTTCGAAGAACATTTCCCCAGCGATAGCGCTGCACGCTCTGTGCCAAGTGTTCCAAGTGTAGCATGTTCCACGGCAGAAGCTCTTGCATGGGATGCTACCTTTAAAAACATGAACGATCCCTCAGGACGTGCTGTAAAAGGAGTGCATACCGAAGCATACTAA